One Tubulanus polymorphus chromosome 5, tnTubPoly1.2, whole genome shotgun sequence DNA segment encodes these proteins:
- the LOC141905225 gene encoding uncharacterized protein LOC141905225: MKHHECTCNLWRKLEIHNLNTEGLPEPPNEDQKLKDNTPDEQNLSEDNSSDNCSSDNLLSVNGLLEPPNEDQKLKDNTPDEQNLSEDNSSTKTKPNYTKEISDFLAESDNDFAMPCNSTGISPPSPPELNESIIVEKIAAIISDGEIPF, translated from the exons ATGAAGCATCACGAGTGCACATGTAACTTGTGGCGAAAGTTGGAG ATCCACAATCTAAACACCGAAG GACTGCCGGAACCTCCTAATGAAGACCAAAAGTTGAAAGACAATACGCCAGACGAACAAAACCTCTCGGAGGACAATTCATCGGATAACTGTTCCTCGGATAACCTTCTTTCAGTTAATG GACTGCTGGAACCTCCTAATGAAGACCAAAAATTGAAAGACAATACGCCAGACGAACAAAACCTCTCGGAGGACAATTCATCAACGAAGACCAAGCCGAACTATACCAAAG aaatttcagattttcttgCTGAATCCGACAATGATTTTGCAATGCCTTGCAACAGCACAG GCATTTCACCGCCATCACCACCAGAATTGAACGAGTCAATTATTGTTGAGAAAATCGCAGCAATTATTTCGGATGGTGAGATTCCATTTTAA
- the LOC141905007 gene encoding inhibitor of growth protein 1-like isoform X1 encodes MANLLNQAAVEALCSATYLEHYLDCLESLPDDLQRNMTQLRELDLQFNDLLKDIDYYRENYLKETEGSMKKRAVLQVQRALIKCQELGDEKLQIVAEIIEHIENRSRQLDQDLENLGFTAKVETKVDSPIVIKPVVEKEKVESPVVVVKPPKIVEEKEVPEKIMPGHKRHRRQRTHHDSVSKEEDQKDTEPEDSILLLPRRRKRRSQLWLHRPKTLSDQEEKEKPKKKKKRKAKNTNNKNTGGDKSPTIDLPIDPDEPLYCICQQVSFGEMIGCDNDNCEIEWFHFLCVALVNKPKGKWYCPNCRGDKSNVMRKDIKLALEQNRDNNKK; translated from the exons ATGGCAAATCTGTTGAACCAAGCGGCAGTCGAAGCGTTGTGTTCGGCAACGTATCTGGAACATTATCTCGACTGTTTAGAGTCGCTTCCCGATGATTTGCAGCGCAACATGACTCAACTGCGAGAGCTCGATCTTCAATTTAACG ATCTGTTGAAAGATATTGATTATTACCGTGAGAACTATCTGAAGGAAACTGAGGGTTCGATGAAAAAACGTGCTGTGCTACAAGTACAACGAGCTTTAATCAAATGTCAAGAACTAGGTGATGaaaaactacaaattgttgctgaaataattgaaCACATTGAAAATAGATCGAGGCAGTTAGATCAAGACCTTGAAAATCTTG GTTTTACTGCTAAGGTCGAGACTAAAG TAGATTCCCCGATTGTCATTAAACCTGTcgtcgaaaaagaaaaagttgaATCTCCTGTCGTTGTTGTCAAACCGCCAAAAATAGTCGAGGAGAAGGAAGTTCCGGAGAAAATAATGCCCGGCCATAAACGACATCGCCGCCAACGAACACATCATGACAGTGTGTCAAAAGAGGAAGATCAAaag GACACAGAACCTGAAGATTCAATACTTCTGTTGCCACGGCGACGCAAGCGACGTAGCCAGCTGTGGTTGCATCGCCCAAAAACACTCTCCGATCAG gaagagaaagaaaaaccaaagaaaaagaagaaacggAAGGCAAAGAATACAAATAACAAGAATACAGGTGGTGATAAGTCACCAACGATTGATCTTCCAATTGATCCAGATGAACCCCTATACTGCATTTGTCAACAG GTATCGTTTGGTGAAATGATCGGCTGCGACAACGATAACTGCGAAATCGAATGGTTTCATTTCCTCTGCGTGGCACTCGTGAATAAGCCTAAGGGTAAATGGTACTGTCCTAACTGTCGTGGTGATAAGAGTAACGTCATGAGAAAAGACATTAAACTAGCGCTTGAACAGAATCGCGATAATAACAAGAAATAG
- the LOC141905007 gene encoding inhibitor of growth protein 1-like isoform X2 gives MANLLNQAAVEALCSATYLEHYLDCLESLPDDLQRNMTQLRELDLQFNDLLKDIDYYRENYLKETEGSMKKRAVLQVQRALIKCQELGDEKLQIVAEIIEHIENRSRQLDQDLENLGFTAKVETKVDSPIVIKPVVEKEKVESPVVVVKPPKIVEEKEVPEKIMPGHKRHRRQRTHHDSVSKEEDQKEEKEKPKKKKKRKAKNTNNKNTGGDKSPTIDLPIDPDEPLYCICQQVSFGEMIGCDNDNCEIEWFHFLCVALVNKPKGKWYCPNCRGDKSNVMRKDIKLALEQNRDNNKK, from the exons ATGGCAAATCTGTTGAACCAAGCGGCAGTCGAAGCGTTGTGTTCGGCAACGTATCTGGAACATTATCTCGACTGTTTAGAGTCGCTTCCCGATGATTTGCAGCGCAACATGACTCAACTGCGAGAGCTCGATCTTCAATTTAACG ATCTGTTGAAAGATATTGATTATTACCGTGAGAACTATCTGAAGGAAACTGAGGGTTCGATGAAAAAACGTGCTGTGCTACAAGTACAACGAGCTTTAATCAAATGTCAAGAACTAGGTGATGaaaaactacaaattgttgctgaaataattgaaCACATTGAAAATAGATCGAGGCAGTTAGATCAAGACCTTGAAAATCTTG GTTTTACTGCTAAGGTCGAGACTAAAG TAGATTCCCCGATTGTCATTAAACCTGTcgtcgaaaaagaaaaagttgaATCTCCTGTCGTTGTTGTCAAACCGCCAAAAATAGTCGAGGAGAAGGAAGTTCCGGAGAAAATAATGCCCGGCCATAAACGACATCGCCGCCAACGAACACATCATGACAGTGTGTCAAAAGAGGAAGATCAAaag gaagagaaagaaaaaccaaagaaaaagaagaaacggAAGGCAAAGAATACAAATAACAAGAATACAGGTGGTGATAAGTCACCAACGATTGATCTTCCAATTGATCCAGATGAACCCCTATACTGCATTTGTCAACAG GTATCGTTTGGTGAAATGATCGGCTGCGACAACGATAACTGCGAAATCGAATGGTTTCATTTCCTCTGCGTGGCACTCGTGAATAAGCCTAAGGGTAAATGGTACTGTCCTAACTGTCGTGGTGATAAGAGTAACGTCATGAGAAAAGACATTAAACTAGCGCTTGAACAGAATCGCGATAATAACAAGAAATAG